A part of Aurantimicrobium sp. MWH-Uga1 genomic DNA contains:
- a CDS encoding DivIVA domain-containing protein: MSFPRVKRGARGYNAEQVDAFIAQARVAYDSNIAGAVTLTSTDIRNTAFSLQKGGYSTRHVDGALERLETAFAERERAVALATMGEAAWLQQTSELSAALTSRFARKPGQRFNKTKFLAQGYKVKDVDAFAERVNAFLTTGEPLSVADVRSVTFRPGRGGYDEAQVDAVLDALVELLLALGNN, encoded by the coding sequence ATGTCTTTTCCCCGCGTCAAGCGCGGCGCCCGCGGATACAACGCAGAGCAAGTCGATGCATTTATTGCACAGGCACGCGTTGCCTATGACAGCAATATTGCTGGGGCGGTGACTCTGACCTCTACAGACATTCGCAACACAGCTTTCTCGTTACAAAAGGGTGGTTACTCTACTCGTCACGTTGATGGTGCACTAGAGAGACTAGAAACAGCCTTTGCCGAGCGGGAACGTGCGGTTGCATTGGCCACGATGGGTGAAGCTGCCTGGCTGCAACAAACCAGCGAGCTTTCTGCAGCTCTCACGTCACGTTTTGCACGCAAGCCTGGACAGCGATTCAACAAAACTAAATTCCTCGCTCAGGGTTACAAGGTCAAGGACGTGGATGCATTTGCCGAGCGGGTTAATGCATTCCTGACAACGGGTGAACCACTGAGTGTCGCTGATGTGCGTTCTGTAACCTTCCGACCAGGTCGTGGGGGTTACGACGAGGCGCAGGTTGATGCTGTTCTTGATGCTCTAGTTGAGCTGCTGTTAGCCCTCGGAAACAACTAA